AATTTCAATATCTTAGCATTGTGGTAGATCTGGTGGAGGTGGCTCCATAGTCTGTTTCTCTCCTATTCCATTCTCGACGATGAACGCCATCCCTAGCCCCCAAGCCAAATGAGAATCAATGTGGCAATGAAATAGCCAAACCCCTGTagcaaatcatcacaaataaaTCAAAATTTTATAAACAGGTACAAAAATTTCAAGCTTGAACATTTTTGTGATGATATCAGGTTCTTACCTGGATTATCTGCCACGAAACGAATGACTGCCCATCCACCAACAGGCACATCAATTGTGTTCCTGACAGGCGGATCAACTAGGTTAAATGTAGCAGTATCAGTCTGAGGATTGAAGTTACCAAAACCTTGTCCAACGACCCAAAAATGGTATCCATGAAGATGTATAGGATGGTCCTCTGTCGAAAAGATAGCAGTATCCTGCAATACAATTTGTACAGTAGAaccaaacttgatcttgtgcaACTTAGTTCCAAATCTTGGTTGCCAAAGTCCTCGAGAAACATTGCCCGTGTAATCAAATTGCACAGGTGGAACAGGAGGAAAATCCAATGTGTAAATCCCTGGAATGTTTTGGTAATATGCCTGGAGCAATGAAGTTCTTCTAGGAAGAACAAATGAAATATTATTCATGCTAGCAGCAAACCGCGTATTATTAGGACCTTGACATCTAGGACCAGGAGCGCAATTCACTAAGCCAAGTCCAACAGTGAAAAACAAGTTCTCATCAATCTGATTGGGAACTCTAACATTGTTACTAGGAATGCTCCTCAATTGGCTAGTGAAAGCAGTCGCAGTAGCTGTATCGTTGAAAGCTGGAAGTTGAGGCAATGAAGGTCTTGAATTGGCCACCGACACGAGATTTGTGTACTCAAGGATAGCAGTGGTAGTGGTGTTGTCAAATTGCGCGTTTCTGGCAGTGGCATAGGCGCTAGCTGCCATATAGTAGCGGCCAGGGGGACGATTAGCAGTGAGGATTACATTGGTTGTTTGGCCAGGTCCAACCATAATAACATTGGTTGTAAAAGGCTTGTTGTAAGTAGCATCAACACCTACAACTGTGAGCATGTGGTTTGCAACtgagaagaaaagttgttgatTGAGTGCAGCATTGATTACCCTCAGTAGAACAGTTTCTCCAGGGTTTACTGAAACTTTCACAGTACCTGCATTAAAATTCTGAATTAGTAATGATGAAATGTGTTATCCTCTTTTATTTTTCCCCTTTTAAGGATAATTTTGGTTCCGCATTTTgtgtttaagttatatatactaaATACTGAAAGTCTAGAAAAGGTTATCAGGTTAACTTGACCTACAACACTAGATATCTCTCTATATCAAGCATATGATGATAGATATCCTAGAAAATAGAATAATAACATTTTATAATCTGTTAAATTGCAAAGATAGtgtatataaatttttttaagAGCAGGCTAAGCAGTGGCATAGCCACACTTAACACCCTTCGTCGAAAATTTGTATTgtgtatataaaaaatatattatgtatataaattaaaaattactttttataCGTGTACATTAAATCTTGAATACCCTTAGCAAAATTTCTAGCATTCGCCACAGAGGCTAAGTTTGAGTAAGAACCTTGGCTAGAGCATCTGTAAAGGTCACCAGGTTGACCATTAATAGTATATGCATCAGAATTATTAGGAGCTGCTCCAGTGAATTGTGCTTGTCTTTGTACTGCAATAATGTCTCTGTTCCACCATTCCCCTATGATAAAATCAAGAACTTAATTAGTCACATACTCACATTTGATTTTgatcaaaattaaaatgaaaagggaaaaaagctatgttgcgcggactctccaaaaatgtTGCATCCTCCAAAAATGCctacttttggaggatctgacGCGCACCTGGCACCATTCTTgcagagtccgagcaacataggaaAAAAGCATACCGAGAAGAATAGGGATATCTTTCTGGGGCTGTAAAAAAGGAAAATTAGAACCCTGTTTTGGTAAGATAACTAAAGCTCCATAAACAGTAGCTCTAAGCCATTTGCTGTGTGCATGCCACCACAATGTACCCTCTTGGTTTTCAATAGTGAATCTGTATGTGTAAAATCCTCCTGGTCTTATTGGACATTGTGTTACATACTCAGGCCCATCAGCCCATGGCGTCCGCATTTGACGAATTCCATGCCTGCATGAAAATTTTAGAACAATTACGTTCTATGCACTGACGATGTAAAATATTATTTGCGTAGTGAAGTCATTAATAAAGTAATTACCAATGGATTGTAACGTTGTAACGAGCTCTATTAACGACAGTAACAAATAGTGTATCCCCGTTTCGAACTGTCAAAGTTGGTCCTGGAAATTGTCCATTCACTGTAATTATATTCTTGGTTCTGCATAGCCTTGTTATTCTGGTTTCTTGAACctgtcaaaaaaaaattattatttcatgaCAATGTTGGAAATGCCGATCGGAAAACAGCCTTTATGCCCCatcgggtaggggtaaggtccgcctacacactaccctccccagatcccacttgtgtGATTTTACTGGGGTCATCGTTGttcatgttgttgttgttgacaatGTTGGAAATGTTTatagaaaataagaagaaaatgtgAATGGATACTTACAATAAATTCATGGTAGTGAAATTCTGCATTTGCAAAAGAAGGCAGTAGAGATAGTATAGCTATAATGGTTGCCAAGAGGCCATTGAATAGTGGTTTCTTGAGAAAAAAATTACTATAAGTCttcatttctcttctttttctggCTTTGTTTTAGTAAAAGCTTAGAAGTTGTAATACTCTGTTTAATAGACTTAATGAAGTTGTGATGCTGTGGTTAGTGGACTTAATGAAGTGGTCTATTTATAATGCTACAGGGTGGGAATCAAAAGCTTGGTTTAcactttaagaaaaataaaatattaagggattttggaaagttttagGCAACTTAGTCCAACTACATGGAGGAGTTGGTGCACCCATTTGCAATTCTAAATCTAATAAACTAATATCATTTCTTCTTACATATTATTAGTAGTAGTAAATTCAGTTAATAACGGTTTCTACTTTTTTTGTTCTTTCAAAATTTCCTGAGTTTTCTCAACGGAAGTTATtttctagaaaaatattttttatgaagAAGTTTATTGCTGATGTTtgattaagaaaaatattttccatcaaaaggagaaaaataattttccttaattatGGATGGAGGTCATTTTTGCTTCAATTATCTTAACTTTTGATTCATCACTCGCTCTAGTCAAAACATAGACActattattaatatttaatagTCAAAAAATTTCATCAAACGTTATCCAATTTGCTAATGTTATTGCTAatctttaatatatatttttccgaaaaatattttcaatcaccAACCATACACCATATAACACTTAAATTCTAAGAATattcttttaagaaaatgatttccGTGACACCAAACAGTTTTCCATTGCTAGGTGAAATCGTACTGTTATTTAATGTGTGAAGTAATGGTATTTGACCGGGTTATTTTATATTAGAATCCAATGGTCAATAAAGAAGCAAGTAGTCGGATCAGTTGAGGAGGAAACTTTATTCGAAACACCATTAATCTTCCTGTTTTACCAGACAAGTGTCAAAATTTTTGTTAAACTAGTTAACGAGGAAATAAAGGGTGAATCCTGGCTAAGTATAATAAATTCTATATCCAAAACTGGGGTATGTCGCGGTGATATGAGACCGTGTTCAAAAGCAATAAATATCGGGCATATGCTCAATGATTGTCAATGAATATAATAATAGAAGCATGTAATAAGTGTACATAATGGCAATAAGTGTAATAAGGAGGAATTTATCACCCAAAATGTTAGATGACTTGGGTGATTCTTCTTCCTGACAGCAACGTGGAATAATGGAAAGTAAGGATGGATAAAGAATCTTAGGATCTTGTGAACAAAGAGTGAACAACGTATGTTGAGCAATGCAGTCATTGAACAAGACAAGCTTTTGTATATCCTTTGTAGTCAACCTTTTACAACGTGCTCTTATCAAAAAGTCAAGATCCCCTTTTgttctttatttcttcttatttatAAGGAATATTCCTAAGAAATCCTAAAAAATACAACATAAAGAATATCCAATGGAATATTCCTTATGTCTTATTACTAAACCTATCCTACCGTGGCTTCCTTGCCCCCTAACTTGACCTCGGTAATAATCCCTCTTAAGACGACTCCTCGCCACTGTGTCGTGGTCGGCTCTGTCTTTGATCATGTATATTTGCAGTTATCAAGCCGCccaaattttgaccaatacaCTTCCTATGTATGCTGAATTAATTTATTGCGTTAGAATGATATATAGGACAATTGATACATCTAATTTAAGTACGAGGAATGTTAGTTGACCAAACAATGAAGAAGGTGAACCAATTTCAAGCAAGCTTATGGACCCCAATTACTATAATCAGCATAACACAAATGTGCATTAATTTCCTATATAGTTTGTGACTTTATATCAACATtcaaattcatatatatatatatatatatatatatatatatatatatatatatatatatatatatatatatatatattgagaattgttgcattttgaAGGAATTTATGTGTTGGTAGATTGAGAGAGGTACTACGTGGTGTTATCTATGGGCAGTGACATGCACAGTATTTTACACAAGTAATATCGACCAATTGTCACGATTTGACATGTATACGTGTTTTCATTTTGGAGCGGTGAAATTTTAAAAACTTACTTCCTATACCAAATTAATATTTACATATGATTACCTTTTAAAGTGGTATCGGCCTATTATACATATACATTTTTCAAGTAAGTCTACATTAGACTTTTCAAgtggttgaaacttgaaaaggTTGCAATATAATAACAAATCTAATGGACGATATACTTTATGCTAGCCCGAACAACTTCACAAATTCATAAGCTTAATTAGTACGAGGAAGTGGTTAACACAAAGTTTTAGATTCAGCCAATCTATTTAATAATTAAAACGTGCAACTTCACTTTCATTACATGGGTTAGGCAGCCTGCCAATTAACTACccaaagtatatatatatatatatatatatatattgtatctgcTATCGTACAGCTGCTCATATTTGCAGCATTTTTATTCTCCAAGaacaagaaaaggaagagaaaTCACCCGGCTTAGAATGTGGTGGAATGTTTGGAATCTCTCTATTCTTAATCAGAAATCTTGAGTTCGATATTGGGAATAAAGAACTTTTTGGTCGAAGATTTTTACCCCATAGGGCCTACGTTGAGCGAAACGGGATAGTCCAGCCAAAAAGAAATGGGACGAGAAATAGGAGACCCCCTTTTTGGCCTTTCTGAAGTGTGGCCCACACACGACCAGGAGGAAAAGAAAAGGGGGGGCCTTAGCCCTTAGAATCGAATTCTAAATCGGTGTGGTGCTGCTGGATGCTTCTGATCAATAGAACAAGAAGATGACCAAAAAGAAAGACCACCAAAAGTAACGACCACCAAGATAGGCATAGTAATTCGATCTTTTGATCACCCATTTTTTGAAAACCATTTTTGGGGGCTTCCGCCTTACACACGGAAAATTGGATTGCCTGAATCACGAGTCTTATATACTGTGTTACGATCACCTCATATTGATAAAAAGTCCAGAGAacaattttatatgaaaataaaaaaagaattccTGGTCATAAAAACAGAAAGGAACTTCGAATATCGAATgattaagcaaaaaaaaaaagagagataggTAGCAGCACAGTCAGGAGCGTATCTAGGTCATAGGATATTGGTTCACGTGAATCCATTCTCCTCTCCCTAAACCATGTATAGCCAtgttatatttcttcaaaattacttaaatatatgtATGTGCATCCACGCTCAAAGACTCCTATATATGGTGCAATAATTATTGGGTGCACCTCTACGAATAAaattgattgttctaattctacTTCGCACGGTCTTGTTTTCGAGACGGAATAAATATATATAAGTAATTAGttactaaaatttcaaaaagaatataattttgaacctataatttcaaaagtgtAGTGGGTTCATAGTAAGAGACTAAAGTTAAACctgtcaaatataaattctagatCCACCTCATTACAATAGTGCATCCATCCTTTTGAAATCTTGGATCCGTCTCTGTttcggaaacaacttctctatctTCACGAGTTAagataaggtttgcgtacacactactttTTTCAgacccacttgtgagattacaccGAATATATTGTTATTATTCTTTATTAAAAATCCGGCACCGCCAACACCATGAGCAGTCATGTGGCAGTGGGCCAACTCTGTTGGATGAACAGCATCAAAATATAAGAATTGACTTGCAATTGAGCATATTGGAGTTAGATGATTACATAGCCATCCAACTTCAAATAGCCCAGTCCCACAACATCCTCTCCCTACTTCCAAATATCCtgtaaacaaaaaagaaaaataattaaattatatacaCTTGCAATGAAAATGAATTTTTTAGCCATCGTACATGTTTACCTGCTACAACAGGTCAATTCTGCTAAAACATTTAGAGGTTTTTAcacaattaatattatttaaccTGTTATACCAAGGTTTTCTCCTTGTTTTCTAGGTGTGAAATTACTTGTAATTATCTTTTTAATTAAGTAATATAATACTGTAAAAAATAGTGTCACTGGTATAAAAGTTTAATAGGTATAAGAAGGTATTGTTTTGGTATAAAagtttaataccaccttaatacttcgtttggttagcaaaccaggtataagttatctCAGGATTAAAATTAACGtcaggataacttataccttataaagggtggggtaattagcactGGTATAGCTAATACATTCTTTTTACAAATTGTGCAATTGTCAtatttaatacaacataccaaacaatggataaaaaaCAATCCCAGTATAACTAATCCCAGTATAACTTATCCCGACATAAGCCATATTCAAACCatacgggttatgctgggataagTTATCCTAGTATTGTTTTTATccactgtttggtatgttgtattaaaaatgacaattgcataactTCTAAGAAGAAGATATAAGTTATCCCGGCACTAATTATCGCACCCCctacaaggtataagttatcctggTACTAATTTTAATCCCGAAATAACTTATCCCAGGTTtggctaaccaaacaaagtattaaggtggtattaaatttttatcgcAATACTATTTctacttatacctcataccaaacgaccccctaaGGGATCATTTGGTACATGGGATAAGGATAATAATCTTGGAATAGAATTTGGGATTAATTGGTTTGGGGTATTATCTAATCTCGAGACAACTTTTACACTAAAATAATGAGCTTAGTTATCCCATATAAAAGGTGGATAACTAATCACATTGGATATCCCACACGTTGGGATATCATAGCATCGTAATGGATAAGCCGAAATAATTCTGGGATAAAAATTTAGTACTGTCTTATTCCTTGTTTGGTTACTAATCCTACGATAAGTTATCTCACAATTAAAAATAGTACCGGGATAACTAAATACTTACCAGAGGATAGAAAAATAATCCCAAGATAAAACAGTAAAATTAACAATCTCAAGATTAATATAACATACCAAACAGTCAATAAGAAATAATACCATGATAACTAATCTGAGTATAATTAATCTCAATATAACTAATTCCAGCATAACTAATCCTATCATAACTCGTattcaaaccaaacaacccctaattTATTGCATGTAATCAATTTCTAAGTGACTTGGAGATAGTGTAAAGCTTATTAtacctcattcaagattttctaTCTTTTCTATCTTTTAAATTTTGTAAGTATTTACGTAAGTGCGAACAAATTAATTACTTGTTGGGCCTCCAGCCTGCATCGTTTCAGGCCAAAAGTAATATACTTAAGTTTGGTCAACATAGCATAGTGGTTATTTTAGTAGTTAGCCATTCTTTACATTGTATGGACATATTATAAATACAATGAGGCCAAAAGTGTGAAAGCCTGGCCAGTTATTCTTTCATCATCTCTCTCTTATGTTTCTGCAATGAAGAACCTCCCAGAAAACCTTCGAAACCCATTGTTGAGCTTCGATTTCTAGTCTTGTTTTTATTGGtttgacatggtatcagagcgggagCTTGTTTAGATTTTGCTTGTCTGCGTAGAACGGTGTTCCCCCTGTTTGTTTTCATTCAATTTTCATCGAGATTGGTTTTCGTTGGAGCTCCGTGATTTTTCGTGTGATTTTTGCCAAAAACAGTTTGTTGCTTCGTGTTTCAGTCTATTTTACGGTAGATCGTAGTGAATCTCTACGGTGTGGTAGCTGGAATTTGAGTTTTGTTCGAGATAGGGTTTTGATCGATTTTTTCGGAGCTAGGGTTTGGTTCGCTGAAGCTGTCTTACTATATCAAGGCCTTACTTCTTCAGGTTGCGAAGAAGGCTGGTATTTGTATCTCTTTTGCATGTGTTGGATTTTGATTtcagtctacagtatttgttggTGATTTAGTTGTTATAACCATGACTGgtgctgcttcttcttctgcgtATACTCCTGATCCTACATCCCCTCTATTTCTTATGTCGTCTGATGCGCCTGGCGTGTCCCTGGTTCCTGTACCATTTTCGGGGAGTGGATTTGGAGGTTAGAAGCGTAGTATGATAGTGTCGTTGTCTGCTAGGAACAAGATATCATTTATAGATAGTTCGTGCCCTAAAGCTGCTGCCAATTCCCCTGATTATAAACAATGGGATCGTTGTAATAATATGGTGATATCTTGGTTAACAAGTTCATTATCACTGGATATAGCTGAAAGTGTTCAATACTCTGAGACAACCGAAAGTATATGGAAACAATTAAATAATAGGTATGGTAGTGTAAATGGGACTAAAGTTTTTGAACTAAAAAGGGAACTTGCCTCTACCTATCAGGGATCCCTTGATATTGCTTTATATTTTACAAAACTTAAGAGAATCTGGGATGAATTGGGAATAATGTGCAGTAGTCATGCAAATTCTTGCAATTGTGCTGCTAAAGAGGGTCTCCAAAAGGAGAAAGAGGAGGACAAGGTCCATCTGTTCCTCATGGGATTGAATGAGGTTTACGTTGGTGTGAGAAGCAATCTGTTAATGATGCAACCTCTGCCATCCCTTGACAATGCCTATAACATTTTTCTTCAAGATGAAAAGTAAAGACAAGTCAACCCACCTTCTCAATTTACCCCTGAAGCAGCCTCCTTTAATGTGAACTCCCTTAATAAAACTACTCAACCCCAGCTGAATATGCAATTCCAGGGGCAGTAGAGACAGTTTACTCAAAGAGTGAATTTTGATAATCAGTCCAGGACTTCTAATCTCTTTTGCAAGTATTGCAAGAAGCCTGGGCACTTAATTGATAAGTGTTACAAGCTTCATGGATTTTCTACTAACTTCAAGTTTACTAAAGGTAGAAAGGCAGCTGCTAATATGGTGACAGATTCTGAATTCTCTGCTTCTGAGTGCACCTCTTCCAATCAGACTTCTATTGTGCCTGTTGCTGAAAATGCTTATGTGGTGCCTGGGCTGACAAAGTAGCAATACTCTCAACTGCTCTCTCTCTTTTGCAACAATCTCATGTCTCTGATTCTGGTCCTCAACTCAATATCATGAGTTTTGCCAATTTTGCTGGTACTCTATTGCCTAAGAATGTAGTATATAGTTTTAACTTTACTTTGCTAAACCAATCTGATTCCTTAACTTGGATATTTGACTCTGGTGCTTCTGACCATATGACTGCTAATAAAGAATATCTCATTAATATCACACCTTTACCCATTCCTTTTCTAGTGTCCCTTCCAAATGGTTATAAAGTAAAAGTTACTTGCACAGGTTCCTTTGTTTTGACTGAATTTATAATTCTTCACAATGTCCTTTATCTACCTTCATTTAAGCACAATCTCATCTCTGTACACAAACTCACAGATCAATTTGATTGTATGGTTCAGTTTACAAGACTTTCATGTCTCATACAGGGCCCTTCTCTGAAGAAGTCGTTGGATCTTGGTACACTAGACAGTGGGTTGTACAAATTTGTGTGGGAAAAGCCTTCTCAACCTCAAGTTACTGTGTCAAATGCCTGCAGCAGCTTGTCTTCTTCCTCTATTTCTAACCATCTTCCTTGTATTGTAAATACTGTTTCTCTTTCTTGTAATAAAGTTGTTATGAATAAGATGGATATTGTTTGGCATAATAGACTTGCACATGTTCCTTTTATTAAGATGAAAAGTATTTCTGAAATTTCCTCTAATATTTCTTCTACACAGTCCTTTCCATGCTCTATTTGTCCCATGGCTAGACAAACTAGATTGCCATTTTCTGATAGTTCTATTCATAGTTCTAAGTCATTTCAACTTGTTCATGTTGACACTTGGGGACCATATTACACTTCTACATATTCAGGCTCCAAATATTTCCTTACCATTGTTGATGATTTCTCTAGATGCACTTGGACTCATCTAATGGGATCCAAAAGTAATGCCTTTCCCCTCCTGAAGGCTTTTGTATTGATGGTTCAAACTCAATTTTATGTCACCATTCAAAGCATAAGATCTGATAATGCTCTAGAATTAGGGAATAGTAATGATgcagtttctttcttttctgaaaaTGGAATCATTCATCAAACCAGTTGTCCACACAcactcaacaaaatggtgtagtgGAAAGAAAACATAGAACCCTCCTAGAAGCTTCCAGGGCTTTACTGTTCCAATCCAAAGTACCAATCAGGTTTTGGGGAGATTGCCTTCTTACAACCACATATATCATTAATAGACTGCCCTCTAGACTACTACAAAATAAATCACCTTATGAATTGTTGTTTGGCAAGACACCCAGCTATTCACACCTAAGAACTTTTGGCTGCCTCTATTTTGCTACTGTTCTCATTCCTCAGAGAGACAAACTGAAACCTAGAGCTATTCCATGTGTCTTTCTTGGCTATCCTTTTGCAAAGAAAGGTTATAAGTTGTATAACCTTCAGTCCAAACAGTGCTTTGTTTCTAGAGATGTCATCTTCCATGAACAAATCTTCCCTTTCTCGTCAGATTTTTTCACTTCTAGTTGTGTCAAAGTCCCCATTGTCAACCACCTCAGCATCAGTTACTCTGCCTCCTGATGCTACTACCTCTTCTAGTCATCTTTCAGTTCCTTCCCTTTCTGATGAACCATCCTT
Above is a window of Nicotiana tabacum cultivar K326 chromosome 8, ASM71507v2, whole genome shotgun sequence DNA encoding:
- the LOC107780238 gene encoding uncharacterized protein LOC107780238; this translates as MTGAASSSAYTPDPTSPLFLMSSDAPGVSLVPVPFSGSGFGDSSCPKAAANSPDYKQWDRCNNMVISWLTSSLSLDIAESVQYSETTESIWKQLNNRYGSVNGTKVFELKRELASTYQGSLDIALYFTKLKRIWDELGIMCSSHANSCNCAAKEGLQKEKEEDKVHLFLMGLNEVYVGVRSNLLMMQPLPSLDNAYNIFLQDEKTSNLFCKYCKKPGHLIDKCYKLHGFSTNFKFTKGRKAAANMVTDSEFSASECTSSNQTSIVPVAENAYVVPGLTK
- the LOC107780240 gene encoding laccase-3-like, which gives rise to MKTYSNFFLKKPLFNGLLATIIAILSLLPSFANAEFHYHEFIVQETRITRLCRTKNIITVNGQFPGPTLTVRNGDTLFVTVVNRARYNVTIHWHGIRQMRTPWADGPEYVTQCPIRPGGFYTYRFTIENQEGTLWWHAHSKWLRATVYGALVILPKQGSNFPFLQPQKDIPILLGEWWNRDIIAVQRQAQFTGAAPNNSDAYTINGQPGDLYRCSSQGTVKVSVNPGETVLLRVINAALNQQLFFSVANHMLTVVGVDATYNKPFTTNVIMVGPGQTTNVILTANRPPGRYYMAASAYATARNAQFDNTTTTAILEYTNLVSVANSRPSLPQLPAFNDTATATAFTSQLRSIPSNNVRVPNQIDENLFFTVGLGLVNCAPGPRCQGPNNTRFAASMNNISFVLPRRTSLLQAYYQNIPGIYTLDFPPVPPVQFDYTGNVSRGLWQPRFGTKLHKIKFGSTVQIVLQDTAIFSTEDHPIHLHGYHFWVVGQGFGNFNPQTDTATFNLVDPPVRNTIDVPVGGWAVIRFVADNPGVWLFHCHIDSHLAWGLGMAFIVENGIGEKQTMEPPPPDLPQC